CAGTTTTGCCCCAGAGGCCCCTCCTGCGACCAGCTctgcacccccagagctgctaCTTGGCTCAACTGCACACGTAAGGACTGTCACTGGGGTGTAAAACAccagggatgtgctggggatagggcagcggggcagggacCGTGCTGGGCCTGAGGACAGAGGGACTGATGTGGGGTCTGCAGCCCCAAAATGATGCGggaagaggtggaggaggaggatggcagctctcctccatttgacctctccccagctcctgaaGGAGCCAGAGCACAATTCCATCCCCTTCCATTGTTCTCTGTCTGTGCTTGTAGGGTTCAGGCTGGTGAACGGCAGCACGGCGTGCGAGGGGAGGGTGGAGCTGCACGTGCAGGGGACCTGGGGCAGCCTCTGTGCCTCCCGCTGGCACCTCTCCGACGCCCACGTCCTCTGTGGCCGCCTGGGCTGTGGCTTTGCCGTGTCCCTTCCCAGAGGAGGGAGTTTTGGGAGAGGAACGGGCCCCGTCTGGAGAGACTCGTTCCGCTGCAGTGGGACTGAAGCCCACCTGGGACATCGCCCAGTGACCATGCTGGGGGCCTCCCCGTGCTCCcatgaggatgctgctgctgtcgtctgctcaggtgagggctGGCAAACCCTGGATTCGCTCCTTTGTCTCCTGGCATGACAGCAGCCCAAGGCAGGGGACCTGAGGCAGGCCCAGGCTGCacttccccctgcagaagccctgagggctgcagagagacGTTGTCCCTgccccccagggcagccccaagGGCCACCTCCAGGCTCAGGCTCTTTTGACGTCCCCCCGGGGTGCTGGGTGCcggacagggctgtggggctcaTTCCACCCCTCTGGCTGCagacagccctgtcccagcaacACAGAAATAGCCCCAGGCATGATCTCAGTCCCAcggggctgcctggctgcccccagcagcagcagcagagcagggggtgaggcacagagccaggctggggcttCTGGTGAGCACCAGCCTCAAACCTGTGCTTTCTGCTGGGGCAgactcctcagctctgctccctgccagggacactggcttccagggcccatctccagcagagaaccaacggcttaggttggaaaaggccttgaagctgctgcagtcccagccctgccctcaccctgccaagcccaccactgacccagcacctcagctccaatctcaacctgcTCTAGGGAAACCTGAGCCCAGCCCTgaagggatcccaaagccgtggggctgaggtgctgagggccgtgggtcagtgctgggctgggcagggtgagggcagggctggggctgcagcagcttcaggggcttttcccgTCAGCCCAAAGGGTTGTGTGAGTCCATGATCGGTGATTCCACGACTCCCCAGGCCCCGCTGGCTCCGGGTCCCTgcggctggtggggggagggagccggtGCGCCGGGCAAGTGGAGATCTTCCAGCGCGGGAcgtggggcagagtcctgtctgagcagtgggccgtggcggaggcccgtgtggcgtgtcggcagctgcggtgcggagaggcagagacggccTACAAGCCGCTCAAGGCCGAGCGAGGGccgggccccgtggggctgcgaggggtgcggtgccaggggcacgaggcccagctgagcctctgcaacGTCTCCTGGCCGGCAGCGGGGGTCGTGGAGGACGTGGGGGTGGTTTGCCAGGGTGAGTGTCCCCACGGGCCCCCCGGGGCACAGGGTGGGCGGGcagccggcccccgccgccaTCTGGGCTCCGTCCCCGCCGCAGGGAGCCGGCGCGTGCGGCTGGCGAACGGGCCCGGGCGCTGCGCCAGGAGAGTGGAGATCtactcccagggcagctggggcagcgTCTGCAACGACGGCTGGGACCTGCCCGATGCCGCCGTCGTGTGCCGGCAGCTGGGCTGCGGAGGGGCCGTGCGGGCCCCGGGCTCTGCCGCCTTTGGGGAGGGCTCCGGGCACATCTGGCTGGACGGCGTGAACTGCTCCGGGGCCGAAGCCGCTCTCTGGGACTgcccggccgggccctgggGGCGGCACGACTGCGGGCACAAAGAGGACGCCGGAGCCGTCTGCTCAGGTGTGTGGCGGGAGCTGTGGCGGGAGGCTGGTGCTCAGGGAGGCCGGGCCAGCAGGAGAGCCGGGCACGGCCAGCGCTGGCCCGGGCTGCCGCTGAGCTCCTGCGCTGCCACCTCCTGCGCACAGCCAggcacgggcagccccggggccgccggggtccctggggagctcagctgtgcctgggggTGGGCGGCAAGGGCAGCGGTGTGTGGCCCTCAGGGACTcgtctctctcccctgccagagtTCACGGCcctgaggctggagagcagcgACGGCTGCTCCGGGCGCCTGCAGGTTTTCTACAACGGGAcgtggggcagcgtttgctccaACTCCATGACCCCCAAAACGGTGTCACTGGCGTGCGAGGAGCTGGGCTGCGGGAAGGAAGGGACCCTGGAGATACAAGGGCCACGGGGCAGAGTGTCTGGCCCCGCCTGGCTGGACCGTGTGGAGTGTGAGGAGAGACACGGCTCCTTCTGGCTGTGTCCCTCCGATCCCTGGAACCCGCGGTCGTGCGACGAGCTGCGAGATGTGACCCACATCACCTGCCGTGGTAATTCTGAGCTGCACGGGCACCAGCATCCACCCAGCAATTCCTCCCtgctggctgggatcagcactggggtggcagcaggagcagggcagggattgtcccctgtgctgggctctggtgaggctgcagctcaagggatgtgttcagtgctgggcccctcactcactgccagagggacactgaggggctgcagcgtggccagagctgggcagcggagctggggaaggggctgaagcacaagggtgctggggaggggctgagggaatcggggagttgagcctggagaagaggaggctgagatgaGACAGGAGTAGTCTGTGCAAAACCCTGCCAGGAGATTGGAGTGATGTTagggtcggtctcttctctccattaacgaatgacaggacaagaggaaagggactcaagttgtcccaggggaggttgagattggagctgaggcagaactttttccctgagaggcttgtcagcccctgtgccaggctgccagggaggtgGGGTGTCCCCGTctctggagggatcccaaagctgaggtgctgagggccgtgggtcagtggtgggatgggcagggtgaggggagggctgggactccagcagccTCAGGGGCTTTTCCTACccaaatgattccatgactccATGAttctctgatctccttctgCAGGGACACGGCCCAAAATGACCCCAACCCCGGGCTCCGCGTGCCCCAACGCCACGAGCTGCACAGGTAgggagctgctcctctgctgcccctctggcctggcagggctgtgcccaacgtcccgctgccccagcagctctgtgcctccTGCAGACAGGGAGAGGATCCGCGCCGTGGGAGGAGAGGACGGCTGCTCGGGCCGGGTGGAGCTGTGGCACCGCGGCTCCTGGGGGACGGTGTGCGACGACGCGTGGGACGTGCGGGATGCCGAGGtggcctgcaggcagctgggctgtgggccCGCCGTGGCCGCCCTGCCCGAGGCTGCCTTTGGGGAGGGCACGGGCCCCATCTGGCTGGAGAAGGTGGAGTGTCGGGGCACAGAGgcggctctgcagcactgctgggcctGGCTCGGGGACCGCGGGCTCTGCCGGCACAAGGAGGACGCGGCCGTGCGCTGCGCGGGTgagtgcaggggctgcagctctgcccgggGCACTgcatggagctggggcaggtccCATCCTGCCCTCAGAGCTCTGGAGAGCGAGGCTGTTCCTGCAGAGCCTAGCAGCCTGGTCCCATGtgggcagcagcttctgtgGGGCTGGatgtcctccagctgctgcccggccaggctctgcagccccaggggcacTTCTGGACcttggagtcctggttgataaactgaacatgagccagcaacgtgccctcgtgggcaagaaggccaatggtatcctgagGGCATCAGGAagagggtgggcagcaggtcgagagaggttctactccccctctgctctgccatatctggtggggcgtcatctggagtcctgtgtccagttctgggcaccccagctgcagagggacagggaactgctggagagaggcgaGTGCAGGCC
This Colius striatus isolate bColStr4 unplaced genomic scaffold, bColStr4.1.hap1 scaffold_40, whole genome shotgun sequence DNA region includes the following protein-coding sequences:
- the LOC133629354 gene encoding antigen WC1.1-like codes for the protein MLGASPCSHEDAAAVVCSAGVVEDVGVVCQGECPHGPPGAQGGRAAGPRRHLGSVPAAGSRRVRLANGPGRCARRVEIYSQGSWGSVCNDGWDLPDAAVVCRQLGCGGAVRAPGSAAFGEGSGHIWLDGVNCSGAEAALWDCPAGPWGRHDCGHKEDAGAVCSEFTALRLESSDGCSGRLQVFYNGTWGSVCSNSMTPKTVSLACEELGCGKEGTLEIQGPRGRVSGPAWLDRVECEERHGSFWLCPSDPWNPRSCDELRDVTHITCRGTRPKMTPTPGSACPNATSCTDRERIRAVGGEDGCSGRVELWHRGSWGTVCDDAWDVRDAEVACRQLGCGPAVAALPEAAFGEGTGPIWLEKVECRGTEAALQHCWAWLGDRGLCRHKEDAAVRCAAAPRTAASTPRADPTRGRPTSSRSVSLPVIMCMILGALVCLLLALLAWRVLSARAERRGSQTALEPFPEAVYQEIGYSPVWEEQETFNPSGSYSEGSLTKLQPHHMDSEEEDGLGSARETKLCSQSSAGAPGAEGDAQCLCPESWSYDDAQEVSLAHPPEDSEAVTPQLRAQGWPIPGPGEPVTAAGLGAAGREEGAVRLGEP